Within Streptomyces roseirectus, the genomic segment GAAACACAAGGTCGAGCTGTGTTTCACCCCGACCTACGCCTCGTGGGCGAACCCGATCGAAGCCCACTTCGGACCACTGAGGCAGTTCACCATCGCCAACTCCCACCACCCCAACCACACCGTGCAGACCCGGGTGTTGCACGCCTACCTGCGCTGGCGCAACGCCAACACCCGCCACCCCGGCGTCCTGGCCGCCGAACGTAAAGAACGCGCCCGCATCCGCAGCGAGAAAGGCATCCGCTGGGGGCGAACGCCGCCTCGTTACGGAGTGCGATGTCACGATCATCGTGCAGCACTGATCGTGCGACCCACCGCCTCACGCAGCGATCCTGCGGCAACCGCGCCTCCACGAGGGGCACTTCGGGCGCCGGCGTCGGCTTCTGCTTCAACGGCCAGGTCGACGCGCGCACCCTCGCGGCGCATACGGCGTCGAAGTGGATGCCGGCGTGACGGAGGCCGCGGCCGGCGGCCGGAATCCTGTCCGGGAAGCCTCTCCGATCGCCGTTGACAACCACCCGCGCCCCCCTCCATCATCATTCCCCTAATCAAGTAGTGAAATGGTGGTGGTAGTCATGGAGTTCCGCATCGACAGGCGGAACGGAGTCCCCGCCTTCCAGCAGATCGTGCAGCAGACCAAGCAGGCTCTGCGGCTGGGCGTACTGGTGCCGGGCGACCGGCTGCCGACCGCCAAGGACGTCGCCGAGGTCAGCGCGGTCAACCCGAACACCACCCTCAAGGCGTACCGCGAGCTGGAGCGTGAGGGCCTGGTCGAACCGCGACCCGGCAAGGGCACGTTCGTACGCCGCACACTGGCCCGCCCCTCGGCGAGCACCGACTCACCGCTGTACGGGGAGCTGGTGGCGTGGGTGTCCCGGGCGGCCGAGGCGGGCTTGGAGCGGGAGGACGTGGCCGCGCTGGTCGCCTCGGCCATGGAGAAGCAGTACGCCGCCGGTTCGGAGACGGCGGCCACGACACCTAGGAGCACGGGTGAGTAACGGTATGTACGCGGGTGACTCGGCGTTTGAGGCGCACGGCCTGGGGGTGCGCCACCGGCGGGGATGGGCGCTGAAGGACTGTTCCTTCCGGCTCCCGGCGGGACGGATCTGCGGGCTGGTCGGTCCCAACGGGGCGGGCAAGACCACGCTGCTGAGCATCATGGCCCAGGTACTGGAACCGACGGAGGGCACGTTCAGTGTGTTCGGCGCGGCACCGGGCTCGGTGGACTCGGGGCGCATCTCGTTCCTCGCCCAGGAGAAGTCCCTGTTCCGCGGGTTCAGCGTGGCGGAGACCCTGAGGCTGGGGCGGGAACTGAACCCGGGCTGGGACCAGCGCACCGCCGAGGACATCGTCCGCGCGGGCGATGTGCCCTTCGACGCGAAGATCGGCACCCTCTCCGGCGGCCGGCGCACCCGTGTCGCCCTCGCTCTCGCCCTCGGCAAGCGGCCCGACCTGCTGCTGCTCGACGAGCCGATGTCGGATCTCGACCCGGTCGCGCGTAAAGAACTGACAGGCGCCCTCCTCGCCGAGGCTGCCGAGCACGGCACCACCGTCCTGATGTCCACCCACGTCCTGGCCGAACTGGAGAACGTGTGCGACTACCTCGTCGTCCTCTCCGGCGGCAAAGTACGCCTCGCCGGTGACGTGGACGAGCTGCTGTCCGTACACACCGTGGTCACGGGCGCCAAGGAGGGCGAGGGCCTGCCCGCCTCCCTCGCGCACCACCCCCTCGTCGAGTCCCGGATCAGCGGACGGCAGTTCACCGCCCTGATCCGCCCCGACAGCCCGGCCATCGGCCCCTGGGAGACGGACAAGCCGAGCGTGGAAGAACTCCTGCTCGCCTATCTCCGCTCACCCGACGCGCTCCCTGTGATCACCCCCACCGCCCAGGCCCAGGACCAGGCGTACAACACCCGGACGGTGGCAGCATGAGCTCTCTCACCAGCACCTCGACGACGACCAGGTCCGGGGCCCCGGGCACCACCGGCACCGGCCGACTCCCTCAGCTCCGCCGGCCCCTCAACGGCATGACCTGGCTGGTCTGGCGCCAGCACCGGGCCGTGTTCTGGAGCGTCCTCGGCGCCTCCGCGCTCGCCGTGGCGTTCATCGTCCTCCAGCGCTCCCAGCTGCATACCGCCGGGTACGGCCCCACGTCCACGGGACTGCGGCTGATGCCGATCCTGCTCGGTGTCCTCCTCGGTGCCCCGCTGTTCACCGGCGACCTGGAGAACGGCACCGCCAAGCTGGTCGTCACCCAGTCCATGAGCCGGACCCGCTGGCTGACCACGAAACTGGCCCTGACCGCGCTGGTGGTCGTGGTGAGCACGGTCGCGCTGTCGGTCGCGTTCGGGTGGTGGTGGACCCTCTACGACGAGTCCACGGCCTGGGAGTGGACCTCCGGACCCACCTTCGACAACACGGGACCCATGCCCGTCGCCCTCGCCCTCTTCTCCGTCTTCGGCGGGGTGGCGATCGGCGTGGTGCTGCGCCGCACGCTGGTGGCCATGGTGGTCACCCTCGGTTTCACCGTCGTCGTCCAGATCGTCTGGTCCCACTTCCTGGCCCACTTCCTGCTGTCGCTCGCCGACGTCGTCACGATCACGACGAACAAGGGCGTCACGTTCCAGCACGTGATGCCGACGTTGCCCCCAGGCGCGCACCGGGTGAACTGGTCGAACCCCCCGTACATCACCAGCGACGGGAAACTCCTCGGCTGGGGCACCTGTAATGAAGTACAGACGGAACAAGCGCACGAGCTGTGCATGAAGAAGGCCGATGTCGTGGGCTGGTCGGTCGACTACCTGCCGATCTCCCAGATGAACGGCCTGCAGTGGTTCGGCGCGTCGATCCTGCTGGCCCTGACGGCCGCCGTCACGGCGTTCCTCTTCTTCTGGGGCCGCAAGCGCCTCGTCTGAGACCCGCCCCCGGCCTGTGCGGGAGCCCGGACGGCTCGGACGTATCGCGAGGCCACCGTGTGGACGGCTCGCACCACCAGCACCAACGAGTCGTCAAGGCAAAAGGCGTTGACACTCGACGGCGCCGGGCATCACCGCTGTGCACGCAGGCATCGCGGCCAGGCGGAGCACAGGCGTTCGCCCGGCGCCCACGAGCGGCAACCCCTCGCCTCACGGTGGTGGCCGCGAGGACGCCGAACACCACCGCTCCGCTGTGAGACGTCGAAGCCAGGGCCTCGTGAGGCATCCGTCCGACAGCCCACGCGACCACCACCCCGAACATCGGGGCCCACACCGCTCCCCTGCGGATGCCCCAACGGCCAGGATCCGGAAAGGCGCCGCAGCCCTCAGCCCGGCGCGAGTGCGGTCCCCGCCGCTGGAGCCGTTGACAAGGAATCAGGGTCCAGACAGGCAAGACCAATCTCGTTGAACCGGCGGATCACATCCCGGACGGTGTCCTCGCCGGCCCGCACCAACTGCGCGATCACCAGCACCCGGTTACCGCCCGCCGAGGCAAGCAGCAGCATCGCCGCCCGCCGGTAGCGCACCGAACTCGTGCTGCCCCGGCACGCGATCTGCTGCAACTTCTGCCCCTCCTGGTCGGTCAGTCCGCGCACACGGACAGGCTCGGCCACCGCACCTCCAGCGGCCGGAACGGACATCCCCACACATCCAACTGCCACGACCACCGACCCGGCGAACCTATACGGTCACAGCACTAGCCGACGTAGAAGTGCCGCCGCACCCGCCGCAGCCACGCCTCGGCGGCGCGTTCGTCGGGCTGCTCCGGCAGCACGGTGCGGGTCGTGGCGAACGCCTCCTCGTAGTGGCGCAGCAGCGGCACGGCCGCGTCGGGATCGGCGGCGACCTCCTCGCCGAACCGGTGGTAGCTCTCCGGGTCCTCGACCCGGACGGCCAGCCGGCCGGTGCTGTAGAGCGCGAACCCTTGCACGCAGAGCCGTTTGAGGTGGCGGGCGTGCTTGGCGGTCCGCTTGCGGGTGTCCGCCGAGAAGGAGCCGTCGCCGCGCCCCTGGAGTCTCCTGAACTGCTGGGTGGCGTACCCGAGATAGGCGTCCCGGACGCGGTCGGCGCTCAGCAACGTGCCCCGGATACCGATGAGTTCATCCCCGAGCGGGGTGCGTGTCTCATACAACTCGTCGGGCAGCCAGACGAGTTCCATCACCGTCGGGTTGCCGGCCAGGGCGAGGCGGCACCACTTGGCCGCCTCGTGCAGGGTGCTGTCCGGGGAGGTGGTGACGTGGGACTCCTTGGGCCGGTGCAGGCCGTGCAGGTCCTCGGTGGGGGCCGCGAACATGCCGAGGCGGTCGACGTCGGAGCCCTCGCGGGCGAGCCCGTACGCCGTCGAGCCGACGATGCCGGACAGCAGGATGTTCTGGAGTGTCATGCCGTACCCCCGTGGTGGTTCTCTCCGTGGTCGGCGGTCGTCGTGCCGGGCCCCGGGGAGGACATCATGCCGTCTCGGGCGCCTCACCCACCTCAGGGTTTTCGACGAAGTTCACGTTCGGGGTATTTCGCCCCTCGGTAGTGTGTGACACATTACTGCGGTGACCAAGCAGTCCAGCTGTGATGTCGTGGTCGTGGGCGCCGGAATGGTCGGCGCCGCCTGTGCGCTGTACGCCGCCCGCGCGGGGCTCGACGTCGTCGTGGTGGACCGTGGTCCGGTGGCCGGCGGTACGACCGGGGCGGGCGAGGGCAACCTCCTCGTCTCCGACAAGGAGCCCGGACCGGAACTCGACCTCGCCCTGCTCTCCGGCCGGTTGTGGGCCGACCTGGCACAGGAGCACGGCCCCGCCTTCGAGTACGAACCGAAGGGCGGCCTCGTCGTCGCCTCCACACCCGAAAGCCTCGCCGCGCTCACGGAACTCGCCGACACCCAACAGGCCGCCGGAGTGACGACGAAGCCGGTCGCCCCGGACGAACTCGCCTCCCTGGAACCGTACTTGGCGTCCGGACTGGCGGGCGGGGTGCTGTATCCGCAGGACGCCCAGGTGATGCCGACCCTCGCCGCCGC encodes:
- a CDS encoding ABC transporter permease, with the translated sequence MSSLTSTSTTTRSGAPGTTGTGRLPQLRRPLNGMTWLVWRQHRAVFWSVLGASALAVAFIVLQRSQLHTAGYGPTSTGLRLMPILLGVLLGAPLFTGDLENGTAKLVVTQSMSRTRWLTTKLALTALVVVVSTVALSVAFGWWWTLYDESTAWEWTSGPTFDNTGPMPVALALFSVFGGVAIGVVLRRTLVAMVVTLGFTVVVQIVWSHFLAHFLLSLADVVTITTNKGVTFQHVMPTLPPGAHRVNWSNPPYITSDGKLLGWGTCNEVQTEQAHELCMKKADVVGWSVDYLPISQMNGLQWFGASILLALTAAVTAFLFFWGRKRLV
- a CDS encoding nucleotidyltransferase domain-containing protein codes for the protein MTLQNILLSGIVGSTAYGLAREGSDVDRLGMFAAPTEDLHGLHRPKESHVTTSPDSTLHEAAKWCRLALAGNPTVMELVWLPDELYETRTPLGDELIGIRGTLLSADRVRDAYLGYATQQFRRLQGRGDGSFSADTRKRTAKHARHLKRLCVQGFALYSTGRLAVRVEDPESYHRFGEEVAADPDAAVPLLRHYEEAFATTRTVLPEQPDERAAEAWLRRVRRHFYVG
- a CDS encoding GntR family transcriptional regulator; translation: MVVVVMEFRIDRRNGVPAFQQIVQQTKQALRLGVLVPGDRLPTAKDVAEVSAVNPNTTLKAYRELEREGLVEPRPGKGTFVRRTLARPSASTDSPLYGELVAWVSRAAEAGLEREDVAALVASAMEKQYAAGSETAATTPRSTGE
- a CDS encoding ABC transporter ATP-binding protein — translated: MSNGMYAGDSAFEAHGLGVRHRRGWALKDCSFRLPAGRICGLVGPNGAGKTTLLSIMAQVLEPTEGTFSVFGAAPGSVDSGRISFLAQEKSLFRGFSVAETLRLGRELNPGWDQRTAEDIVRAGDVPFDAKIGTLSGGRRTRVALALALGKRPDLLLLDEPMSDLDPVARKELTGALLAEAAEHGTTVLMSTHVLAELENVCDYLVVLSGGKVRLAGDVDELLSVHTVVTGAKEGEGLPASLAHHPLVESRISGRQFTALIRPDSPAIGPWETDKPSVEELLLAYLRSPDALPVITPTAQAQDQAYNTRTVAA